From Zea mays cultivar B73 chromosome 3, Zm-B73-REFERENCE-NAM-5.0, whole genome shotgun sequence:
GATCTACGACGAGGACGAAGCCTCTACATCAAGCTCAagtagcgaggatgagtctatcTACATCAAGCAACAAAGGAAAAATAAAACAGTTTATTCTAACTATTCTAGCATATCTTTCAATTATAATCATATTCCTTCAAATACCACCACCCCTCTATTATTTGTTTCACTTGAAAAACCTCCTCAATTTGATGGAACAAATTATTCCAGGTGGAGCCATAGTATGATAGGACACTTATGCTTACCCCATCCAAATATTTGGTATATTGTTGAAGTAGGAATGGAGTTGCCCGATAGCGACGATGAGGACTTCCAACAACTAGAAGTGCAACAAATAATAAATCACAATGCCTACtctttttgcggtagagatagaaaCAATTAGACAAAATCTAGTTTGCACATTATTATTTAGTTATTTACATAGTTTTTGTTTAGGAGATTTATTTGTAGTCTAATTAGCGTTTTAGAAGTTCTAATTTACTTCCTCTTAAACGTCCGTGTTTCTTTCATGACCTACAAGTCTACAACCAAAACAACTTGCATATTCCGTTAGTGACTAGGTTAATTACCAGTTCCACACCGCGAGTTCTATACTAGCTGCTTCAGGCTTCAGCTCTACCAGTTGGAGTGTAGGACTGTAGGAGGAGGTAGAAAAGGTAGCCGCGTCTCCACGATAAGGCTACCCGCAGTGGAGGACCAGGTGCTGGACTCTATCCCATATAGCGTAAAGAAACACCTGCAGCGGGTGACTGGGTGCTAGACTCTACGCGTGATTGAGCTGCAAATGTAGAATTTGGACGCACATGCGCTAAACGAGGCATGCAAGCAAGCAGCCGACGGAGGCAGATGCATGCATGCACGCGGAGGTGGGGAGGCGGGCCCACATGCATGCACGCGGCCGTTCACAGCACATGCATGCACGCGGAGTGGGaaaaaatataatataatatatggTAGTTGGTATAGGGTTGGAATATAGAGTAAATATGAGTGCGGAGGATTGTGGTATAGAGTGTTGATCAGGACAGAATATTCTTTTTAGGGTAGAAATTTAGAGTagtatgagtgcggatagcctaaCGAGGAAATCGAGCAGCGGCACCAGGGCCCAGGCCAATCCCAGGAAACCGGAAGCTCGAAAGCTGCCAAGCCCTCGCCGTCCTGCCGCCCACGGCTTACCGCTGCCGCCTGCCGGCCACCCCACCCAATGAAAATCCGCATATACTGTAGTACTCCGTTTCGCCCGCGCCGCCCATCCGTTCGGCTGCCTCGCACGCCCCAAAATCCCCTGCTGCGCCTCCAAAGCCAGCAGCCGGCAGGTCCCGCTACAAAAGCAGGCGGCATGCGCGTGCGCGACAGGTAGCAGCTGCCTGAGCCAGTGCGCTTCGGTGAGCAGACAGGACGGCATAGGATAGAGATGGCGGCCGCGGTGGAGGGGGTGCGGCACCGAACGCTGGAGGCGAACGGAGTGCGCCTGCACGTGGCGGAGGCTGGGCCCGAGGAGGGCAGCGCCCCAGTGGTGCTGCTCCTTCACGGCTTCCCGGACCTCTGGTACGGCTGGCGCCACCAGATGTCCGCCCTGGCGGCGCGCGGCTACCGCGCCGTGGCCCCGGACCTCCGCGGCTACGGCGACTCCGACTCCCCGCCTGATGCGTCCAGCTACACCACCTTCCATGTCGTCGGGGACCTCGTCGCGCTCATCTCCGACCTCGGCCAGCGGCAGGTTTTACTGCAGCAATCCGTTCGATTCGTTGCACAAAACTGCGAAGCAGACACGGTACGTTGGCTTATTCGCCCTCTTTTTTTTTTGATCGGGTTCTCTGTTCGCTGCAGGTGTTCGTGGTGGGGCACGACTGGGGAGCCACCGTGGCGTGGCAGCTTTGTCTGCTTCGGCCGGACCTGGTGCGGGCGCTCGTGAACCTAAGCGTCGTGTACCACCCGCGGCGGCCGGAGATGAGCCCGCTCCAGGCCATCAGAGCTGCCTGCGGCGAAGACCACTACATGTGCCGCTTCCAGGTAAACAAGTGGAGTACTGTGCTTCCTTTCCCATTACATACTGCTACCGCAGCTCCTATGGGCCAGGCAGGATCAATCAATGGTCTTATTTATGATGACTAGTCATGTTCCGTCCTCTGCTCTGATAACCATTGGTTCGGGCATTTGTCATTTTTTGTTGACTCGTTTAGTTTGGAGAGCAGATTGGTTCGATGGATACTGGAACGATTACTTGGTGCCTCAATTTGACTCTGTCCCGTAAAAaaaaggaacaattggatctataccattaaaagatccaaactttagatatataccatggaccccacatgtcattgactcatgtggacccacatgtaagtgagatagtaatagtatggatccaaagtggtgatcttttaatggtatggatccaaatttcccaaaAAAAAATTCTCCTAGCTGTTAAGGAAGGGTCGGATTCGGTACCCCGCACACATAATAGTGGGAGTGACCATAAACAGCTAGGAATATCCACAGTTGCAGATAGATAATGGCGACGAAATAAATGCTAATTAGAAACTTTTGGTTTGAAAAATGAAACACAGCCCATAGACTTAATTCAGAGGAGGTTAGCAGATCATTTGATACAAACTTGAATACTTAGTCCCTAGATGTCTTATTTTAAGAGAATATGTTTCCCTACAATAAATTGATTTTAGTGCAGTAACTGTTATGTGCAAGGTTTCTTCTCTTGATATAATGATACACCGCTCTGCATGTTTGAGGAAAAAAAAACGGTTTTGTGCAAGGTTGCATATAACAGTATTGTTTAATGGAAATATCAGGTCTTCTTTGGAGTTCTATCAACGAACATCAGCATGCAGCACCAGATCAGCTGTAAAACTTACCTATCAGATTGTCTCACTGATTTTAGTTGATTTAAATCTTCAAGGGAATAATAACTCTTGGATGTCGCTGTCTTGAAATCATCGACTTGGTCCCATTTGCATAGTCCAGTTGTGTGGAGCTAACTATTTTTTAACATATATGACATATTTTGTGTATATCAATGCCCCTTTAGATAtgtttttttttctaaaaaacaCTGCACATTTGAATTACATAAGGATGCATACAGGAATTTGGTGTTGCTGAAGCTGAATTTGCTCTATATGACATCAAGTGGGTGTTTAAGAAGACATTTGGCATGCGCAAGCCAGCTCCTCTTATtctgcccaaggacaagagcttcttTGACTCTCTTGATTCAGATGGAACTTGTCCTCCATGGCTATCAGAGGAAGATATTTCTTACTATGCAGAAAAATTTGCGAAAACAGGCTTTACTGGAGGACTTAACTACTACAGGTGCATAGACAGGTATGTGCCTTCTGGTCAGTCAACAATTTTGATTTCGCATTTTCTTTATTGATGCAATCAATCATTTACCATCCAACAATTTCCTGTTTTTTATTTGCCATGGGATTACTGAAACTCAGTTCATGTTTGATTGGTCCAATGCTATTTGTTTGATTGGTCCAATGTATGCCTTAGGGCATGCATAACTCATATGAATGCACTGTGTATTTATGTGTTTCTAGAGGGTAAGACAAAAATTGTGTCTTCATCAAGACATATCTTTGACACGGTTCTTCAAGTCTTGAGGAACAACTTCATATATACAACCTTCGTTAATAAATCGTGTCTTAGAGTTTTTAGGGAATAAGATACAAAAGTTAGATACACTTTATTGTATCAAAGTATGTCTTAGATATCTTTTATACTTGATGATTTGTGCCCCTGTATCTAGGTTATACACGCCCTTAGGTGTCTTTTATACTTGAAGAATCATGCTCCTGTTTCTGGGTTGTACATGTCCTAAGGGTTTCTTTGGGACAATTTCCTCAATTTTAAATTCACAAAAAATTGACCCTACAGGTCAAATAGTCCAGATTCACCAAATTGATGAATCTAGGGACCAGATTTACTATTTTGGGAAACAACTCAATATGTGGTCCACCAATTTAGATTTGGTGGAGCTAGTAAAAATTAACCACCTCTACCACTTGTAACATAAACTACTGTTCCATTCTGTTTTTCGTCGTTTCTTTTTTCTTCACGAGCGGACCCAGCCATGGTCAGGAGTCGCATCCAGCTGGCAGCTGCTCTCCTATCTAGGGATGGTAATGGGTATTGGTATGTGTATGGGTAACTAACCGTAGGTAATTATCCATCAGACACGGATATGGTGGAATTCATTATCCACGAGTATGGGTATGGATATAACAAGGTATCCATGGTTAATTTTTTCGTAGGTATGGATATCTAGTATCCGTACCCGTTACCCAATGGGTATGTGACACGTGGGCCTTCCGGATTCAATACATTATCCCAAATTCACATGTTCCAATTTCTATCCATGATATGTTGTTTGGTGTTGAAATTGTTGTTTGATGATGTTGGAATGATTAAATTGTTGAATTGTgataaaattgttgtttggtgttgAATGCTGATATTGCAGTGAGTGAGCGGGTAATGAATATTCGTCGAGTAACAGATATTAGGTGGGTACGAGTATGGGTACAGATCCATACCCATGAACGTGTATGGGTACGAATAAGGCTTGAGTTTTGTCTCACGGGTATGGGTACGAACCATATACCCATGTCCTACCCGCCCGATTGCCATCCCTACTACCTCTGTTGGTCGTGCCCCTCTCCCGATTGGCCCTGCTCTTCCTACGTCTGATGTGCCTTGCCCATGCATGGTCAACCCCATCATGTCTACCCTGGTCGCGCCACACACACGTCAGCCAGCCCTGCTCGCCCACGGTCGACCGTGGCGGTCGGTGCTCTCCCCCTCATTCTCCCTTGCCCTGATTTTGCTCCCTTTGTGTTCTAGATTGAGAGCAAGAGGAAGAACTGCTCGTGAGCTCGACGTCTTTTTTCCGAGGAGAAAGAATAGACCAGTTATTGACATGTAAGGCATGTCCCGGTGACAAAAAGAGGTCATTCCAACTAAAATGTCCTTTTGTGGATCTGGAGCTAATATTTTTATAGTGGATCCTAGATTTTTTAGTGGAGCTGCTCCACGGTGAATCCTAGGTTCAAATTCATCATTCATTTTTTCACTGATAGAGTTGTCCCAAACATATCCTAAGAAAACTAGCTAGAGGGAGTACACAAGAGTAATTTCAAAAGACTCTCCAAATCCTTTCTAATTGTTAGAAAGAAATATGATAAAAACAAAAACGGTAGTTGTGTCTTTTTTATGGAATCGTTCTGATATTTTATCCAGCATAAATGGAAATCGTAGGTTATTTAAAATTTGAAATCGATTTGGCCCTCTTCCGATCGTTTTTTATTTTTTGGTATTTTATTGTCCGTATTGTAATCAATATTTTCAGTTTCAGCCCAACTCGTTTCCTTAGACTGCCTGCCCAGCCAAGTCGATGGCCCAATACTTTTATGACGGGTATAGGATATAGGCACATGCTGAAACAGCTAACCGCCCAGGGCCAGTTGGCTTAGAAGATTACTCCTAGAATCTGTTAGCTATTTATTAGATAGAGTTTGTTAGCTAGTTATCCCTAAATAGAAGGGCTACGAATTAGGAGGAGTTTGTTGAGGCCTGGGACCGGTCTATAAGGTCAAGGCGTTGTATCCAAAAGGGCTATGGATTGATCAATCTAAGAAAGATTGTTCCCTGCCTCACATGTGTTCTTGAACCGGCAGCAGCATGGCTCCCCTTCGCCCCCGTTCGTCCAACCATCATCCAGCCATTAGCCACTCATATAATCTCCGTAGTAGAGGCGATCCTACCAATTTGGTATCAGAGATGCCGGGATCAAACGCTGGTGACAGCGTTTCCGCCGCTGTCCAGTCCCCATCCTTGGTCGGTCACGACGATCCTtgcggagatccagcgccagctaGGGGATTTCGCCACCCAATTGTCCTCGATCTCCTCTCGTGTGGCTGCAGTCGAGAAGCCACCTGGTCCAGCTACCGTCTCCCTTTTGCCAGGGAGCCCCTACGACATGCCGAGATATGGGGGGCCTTCCCCAGCCATGGTAGGGGCTGACGCCATTCCGCCACCACACCCCACCACCACCCCAGCCACCACCTACTCCACCATAGTTTCCACCGCCCCGCTGCCGCTCCATCCGCTACCCTTCCCGCATTCCTGTCACCCATCCCACAGTTGTCGCCAATGCCACACATCGTGGCTAGTACCCAATTCCAACCTGCTACAGCAGGCGTCCCCTGTTTCCATCGCCTCGAGTTCGCCACGTTTGATGGCAAGGAAGATCTCCTTCAATGGCTAAATCGGTGTGAACAATTCTTCGAAGGACAACGCACGATGGAAGAGGAGAAAGTCTGGCTTGCCTCCTATCACATGACAAAAATTGACTGGACATGGTACACCCAGCTTTAGCGCGATGAACCTTCCATGTCGTGGGGACTCTTCAAGTAGCACTGCCAACTCCGCTTAGCGCCGCCACTACGCAGCAATCCTCTCGGCGAACTAGCACGCCTTCCCTTCCGCACGACAGTGCATGACTACCAGGAGAGGTTTTGGGACCTGCTAGCCCAAACAACCCCACTGTCCCAGGAATAGAAGGTACAACTGTTTACGGCTGGACTGCCGGAGCGTATCAAGGTCGGCGTGGAACTCATGGCACCACGTGATCTCAAGCACGCCCTGAGTTTGGCGCCCGCATATGAACGTAGGACACAGGCACTCGACACCCACCAGGCACCAAACTCCAACAAGCACCTGCAACGTCCACCTGTCAGTACCAGTGCCAGCACCACAACCAGCTATCACTGCAGCACCCAGCACCATACAACAGTGGCCATTCAAGAAGCTGACACATGCCGAGATGACTAAGCGCCGTCGCCAAGGACTTTGTTACAACTGATATGAACTATATGTTCGTGGTCATAGGTGCCCTAGGTTGTTTTACTTAGAGGTGACCGATTATGAGGATGACACGACCACACAAGAAGAGGAGACACCGGAGAATTCTGAACCAATGATCTCGCTCCATGCACTGACAGGTATCCGATCGGAGGacacaatgaagatgaagatccaaGTCAGGGACAGAATCCTCATTGCTCTTCTGGACACAGGATCCACACATAATTTTATCAACACAGAGACTGCACAATCCATGCAATTGGAGTTCAGACCCTGCCATGGTCGCCACATGATAGTAGCCAATGGGGACAAAGTCAACTGCTATGGGCTTGCAAATAGTCTCAGCTTCTCAGTAGGTCCGGAGGAGTTCATCATGGATGCCTATGCCATTCCTTTGGATTCATTTGGTGTCATCTTAGGAGTTCAATGGCTACGCACTTTAGGACCCATTCTTTGGGATTTGGATTACATGTATATGGCCTATGACATTTGGATTCTAGCAAGATTGAGGCTATCACTTCTTGGCCAGTTCCTTAGTCACCAAGGGGACTTCATGGATTTTTGGGACTAGCCGCATACTACCGTAAATTTATCAAGGACTTTGGTACAATTGCATGCCCGCCCTACTTAAAAAGGAGGGGTTCCATTGGGGACCACCAGCAGCTACAACATTCCGCACACTAAAGCAGGCCCTCTCCGCAGCACTTGTCCTACAGCTTCCAAACTTCGAGCAACCATTCATTGTTGACTGCGACGCTTCTGGAACCGGATTTGGAGCTGTGCTGCATCAAGGGTCAGGACCACTAGCACTTTTTAGTCATCCATTTGCACCGCGACATGTCAAACTCGCAGCATATGAACGAGAATTAATTGGATTGGTTCAGGCAGTTCGCCACTGGCGACCTTATCTATGGGGCAGTAAATTTGTGGTGCGAACAGATCACTTCAGTCTCAAGAATATGCTCGACCAATGGTTATCAACTGTCCCCCAACATCATTGGATCAGTAAGTTGTTCGGGTTCGACTTCACTGTGGAATACAGAGCTGGGAGATTCAACACAATTGCAGACGCCCTGTCCTGTCGCAGCTCTCCTAATGCCACGCTCAACACCTTATCCAACAGGAATGTGCGGAATGTTGTAGCTATATGAAGAGCTGCGGCAGGAATGTGCAGCAGCACCAGAGTGCCAACAAATCTGCAACCAAATCGAAGACGGTGCCCTTACCGATCCATGGCAGCTGGTTGATGGCCTTATCTTGTATGGCCGTCAGGTGTTTGTGCCAGGGTCTTCTGCCCTGTTGCCAACTATATTGGACACAATTCACTCGACAGATCATGGGGGCATCCAGAAAACACTGCAGCGAGCACGCGCAGACTTCAAGATCAACAAGGACAGACAGTGGTACGAGATTGGGTTCGTTCATGTGCCGTGTGCCAACAAAACAAGACTGAAGCCCTACACCTAGCTGGTCTGCTTCAACCACTAGAGGTGCCATCGCAGGTTTGGGCGATATATCGGTTGGGGCTTCCACCAGGAGCACGCatacacgatgtgttccatgtcggTCTGCTCAAGCCATATCGCGGTGCTCCACCATTGCTGCCACCTTGCCTTGCCGGTTATGGAAAATGGTTGGCTACTCTCTGCTCTAGATAAGGTCCTCAAAGCTCGACTTCAGCGTGGCGTCTGGTTCGTGCTGGTCAAATGGAGCGGTGTGCAACCTGAAGAAGCCTCCTGGGAGCCCTTGCAACAATTCAAGACCTCATACCCTGActtccagctcgaggacgagctgttcGCGGAGGAGGGGAGAGATGTTATGACGGGTATAGAATATAGGCGCAGGCTGAAACAGCTAACCGCTCAGGGCCAGTCGGCTTAGAAGATTACTCCTAGAATCTGTTAGCTAGTTATTAGGTAGAGTTTGTTAGCTAGTTATCCCTAAATAAAAGGGCTACAAATTAGGAGTCTATTAAGGAGTTTGTTGAGGCCTGGGACCGGTCTATAAGGTCCAGGCGTTGTATCAAAAAGGGCTATGTTTGATCAATCTAAGAAAGGATTGTTCCCTGCCTCACTTGTGTTCTTCAGCCTCACCTGTATTCTTGAGCCGGTAGCATCACGGCTCCCCTTCGCCCCCGTTCATCGAACCATCATCCAACCATTAGCCTCTCATATAATCTCTGTAGTAGAGGCGATCCTACCAAATACCCTCTCCTAATGTTCGAGTCCGAGCGCCACAACATTGTGTTCACACAAGTGGGGTGTCCACTGGCCATCAAGGCCCACCGGCCTACGGCACAGAATGCTTCATTCTAAGGGTGTATACCGTGTACGATGGATATTTTGAGTTGTGTCTGTGTCTTTGACCGTGTTTAGGGGTACATGTAAAAACTCAATAGACGTATCTTGGCTCTATGCTCGAGACTGATAACATAGTGATTGGTACATTAAATTTATTGAATACCATATCGTGAATCCTTTATTCTTGCCCGCTTCAAGATATGATAACTAATCAAACAATTTCAACCTTGGGGTGAAGAGTTTACACAACTTATGTTTGCTTGAACTTTTTCTTGTTCGTAGGAAATGAGTTTTTTTTACTACAAATTGATATGTTGTTCCGTGAAATATTGATGTTGTTTTCGTTACCGTCCAATATCGTGTCGTTTTCGTAAAATGTGAAATTGGTTGAGCATTCTCCCAATCTTTTTCGATTGTTTTCATCGCTAAAAAGGAATATTTAGGTAAAAAATACTTTCCAACTTCTCTAATTGAATATATAAATATAATCATCATTATTTTGGATTTTTCCCAACTAAATATGAACAACGAGGTTTAATCTCTAGAGTGCGTGTAAGATATAGGAAAGTTGGAGAGAAAAGATGTAAAAATTGAATTTAAAAATTGTAAGATATAGGAATTTTTTATTCAAATAAGTTTTTTAAATGATATTTAAAAATTGATTTTTAGAAGGTTTTTGGAGATACTCTAAGAGCAAATATCAATAATATATTGTTTGATGTTGCTCTTAGAGTATCTCCAAAAACCTTCTAAAATTCAATTTTTATTAGTTAACTCTTTATTAGTTTATTATTAATACATGACTCACTTGTGTTTTAAAGTTTTTTTTCTAGCTCGTTTCTTCTATCTCATTACATAGCCTGTTTACCACCTGTTATT
This genomic window contains:
- the LOC100282504 gene encoding epoxide hydrolase 2, producing the protein MSALAARGYRAVAPDLRGYGDSDSPPDASSYTTFHVVGDLVALISDLGQRQVFVVGHDWGATVAWQLCLLRPDLVRALVNLSVVYHPRRPEMSPLQAIRAACGEDHYMCRFQEFGVAEAEFALYDIKWVFKKTFGMRKPAPLILPKDKSFFDSLDSDGTCPPWLSEEDISYYAEKFAKTGFTGGLNYYRCIDRSWELSAAWTGAPIKVPSKFIVGDLDITYNAPGVPDYIHKGGFKASVPNLEDVVVMEGVSHFINQEKPNEVSDHICEFFSKF